One Ruficoccus amylovorans genomic window carries:
- a CDS encoding YgfZ/GcvT domain-containing protein, whose protein sequence is MPDALTAQTRPAAVLRVSGEDAPTYLQSQFSNDLRGLAPGQTRYGLWLDRKGKVHADSLIFVLGAEEFVLLSYFCSADLLAAKLEENIIADEVEIEDLTAEARLLVEIGLPAAEVPVAGTFVAQEEGPGGESGAGSIGDRPFAAGLSFAGRRSVRSCRETLWLRGLPEGESASCGISADALAFERIVAGIPAVPMDIGPGDLPQEGGLEKDAVSFNKGCYLGQEVMARLDAMGRTQRALFRVKLAALPSAFPAQVLDSEGRTVGEVRSAAAGDGKVLGLAMLKKRSLEGGAVLVLADEGVVEVGEALA, encoded by the coding sequence ATGCCTGACGCTCTCACTGCCCAGACCCGCCCCGCCGCCGTGCTCCGCGTGAGCGGCGAAGACGCTCCGACCTACCTTCAAAGCCAGTTCAGCAATGACTTGCGCGGGCTCGCCCCCGGCCAGACTCGCTATGGGCTGTGGCTCGACCGTAAGGGCAAGGTCCACGCCGACAGCCTGATTTTCGTCCTCGGGGCGGAGGAGTTTGTGCTGCTGAGCTATTTCTGCTCCGCAGACCTTCTGGCTGCCAAGCTTGAAGAAAACATCATCGCCGACGAGGTGGAGATCGAGGACCTGACTGCCGAGGCCCGCCTGCTGGTCGAAATCGGCCTGCCTGCCGCCGAAGTGCCCGTTGCCGGGACTTTTGTCGCCCAGGAAGAGGGGCCGGGGGGTGAGTCGGGCGCGGGCAGCATCGGGGATCGCCCGTTTGCCGCCGGGCTGAGTTTTGCGGGGAGGCGCTCGGTGCGCTCGTGCCGGGAAACACTCTGGCTGCGCGGGTTGCCGGAGGGGGAGAGCGCGAGTTGCGGAATCAGTGCCGACGCTCTCGCCTTCGAGCGGATCGTGGCTGGAATCCCGGCCGTCCCGATGGATATCGGGCCGGGAGATCTGCCGCAAGAGGGTGGGTTGGAAAAAGACGCCGTATCTTTTAATAAGGGCTGCTACCTTGGGCAGGAAGTCATGGCCCGGCTCGATGCGATGGGGCGGACCCAGCGGGCGCTTTTCCGGGTGAAGCTGGCGGCGTTGCCATCCGCTTTCCCGGCGCAAGTCCTTGACAGCGAAGGCCGGACGGTCGGCGAGGTGCGTTCGGCGGCGGCGGGCGATGGCAAGGTACTGGGGTTGGCGATGCTGAAGAAGCGTTCCCTGGAAGGAGGGGCGGTGCTCGTGCTCGCCGATGAGGGTGTGGTTGAAGTCGGGGAGGCACTGGCCTGA
- a CDS encoding malonyl-CoA decarboxylase domain-containing protein, which translates to MKIATEVIERGKRNLSRLPKVLGLSRRATGADGERRLSQSEVKPLRGQIEACIAQRGGQVSSSQHAARLSAQYRLWGTAEKRQFLELLLDDFDINEDRVREALHAAENVTGEELRNACQALRKALVPDRAELLRQWTLLPAGVKFLVDLRSDVLDLMKTEPRFKPLSTDIKLMLASLFNAGILQLQPISWNSPAALLEKLIAYEAVHEIRSWEDLKNRLDVDRRCFAFFHPNMPDEPLIFIEVALCKGVADNVLKLLDTSTAALNPREADTAVFFSISNTQKGLAGIPFGGFLIKQVVDRLQHDVPNIRKFITLSPMPGFRKWLTGEDGLAAVAALDAKKLKTTAPGLTAAKDFVAWLDGLDWQSPEAIPEESRLLLRGLAARYLTEAKRGNGPAALDPVAHFHLNNGARVEQINWGANLTERGLRESFGLMVNYRYKLERIEQHHEDYLHKGRVHTSTLVRGLRARVAPAKS; encoded by the coding sequence ATGAAGATTGCCACAGAAGTCATTGAACGGGGGAAACGCAACTTGTCCCGGCTCCCGAAAGTGCTGGGGCTCTCCCGGCGAGCAACCGGCGCCGACGGCGAACGCCGCCTGAGCCAGTCCGAGGTCAAGCCCCTGCGCGGGCAGATCGAAGCATGCATCGCCCAGCGCGGCGGACAGGTCTCCTCCTCGCAACACGCGGCCCGGCTCTCTGCCCAGTACCGGCTCTGGGGCACGGCGGAAAAGCGACAGTTTCTCGAACTGCTGCTGGATGATTTCGACATCAATGAAGACCGGGTGCGCGAAGCCCTCCACGCAGCCGAAAATGTGACGGGCGAGGAACTCCGCAACGCCTGCCAGGCACTGCGCAAGGCGCTCGTTCCTGATCGAGCCGAACTGCTGCGGCAGTGGACCCTGCTTCCCGCCGGGGTCAAGTTCCTCGTGGACCTGCGGAGTGACGTGCTCGATTTAATGAAGACCGAGCCGCGCTTCAAGCCGCTGAGCACCGACATCAAGCTCATGCTCGCCTCCCTTTTCAACGCCGGTATCCTGCAACTTCAGCCCATCAGTTGGAATTCCCCCGCCGCGCTGCTGGAAAAGCTCATCGCCTACGAGGCCGTGCACGAGATCCGCAGTTGGGAGGATTTGAAAAACCGCCTCGATGTGGACCGGCGCTGTTTCGCCTTCTTTCACCCGAACATGCCGGACGAGCCCCTGATTTTTATCGAGGTGGCGCTGTGCAAGGGAGTAGCCGACAACGTGCTCAAGCTGCTCGATACCTCCACTGCCGCACTCAACCCGCGCGAGGCCGACACCGCCGTCTTTTTCTCCATTTCCAACACGCAAAAGGGCCTGGCCGGGATTCCCTTCGGGGGCTTCCTCATCAAGCAGGTGGTGGACCGCCTCCAGCACGACGTGCCCAACATCCGCAAGTTCATCACCCTCTCCCCCATGCCCGGCTTCCGCAAATGGCTGACGGGCGAGGACGGCCTGGCCGCCGTCGCCGCGCTCGATGCGAAAAAGCTTAAAACCACCGCCCCGGGCCTGACCGCCGCGAAGGACTTCGTCGCCTGGCTCGACGGACTCGACTGGCAGTCACCCGAGGCCATCCCGGAGGAGTCGCGCCTGCTGCTGCGCGGCCTGGCCGCCCGCTACCTGACCGAAGCCAAGCGCGGTAACGGCCCGGCGGCGCTTGACCCCGTGGCGCACTTCCACCTCAACAACGGCGCCCGCGTCGAGCAGATCAACTGGGGCGCGAACCTGACTGAACGCGGCCTGCGCGAGTCCTTTGGCCTCATGGTCAACTACCGCTACAAACTGGAACGCATCGAACAGCATCACGAAGACTACCTGCACAAAGGCCGGGTCCATACCTCCACTCTGGTGCGCGGCCTGCGCGCCAGGGTGGCCCCGGCCAAAAGTTGA
- the galK gene encoding galactokinase encodes MKEAVNYFKERFGSAPEHVAVAPGRLEFIGNHTDYNGGPVMGLAVDCVMGIALTRTEGDEAELVSQGRDDRVVVPLTDLKPVEGTDGWVNYPMGVFHVLRKHGYKMPGGFRMAVASTLPSGAGMSSSAAFELSAAYAFSSAYGFKADRKQMARYGREAENNFVGMPCGILDQGVSAFGEENHIVKIDCKTETFERVPMPAGVHFWVFNTQKKHALLDSLYATRHKECLEAFDILKVKYPELECLADANLAQLESVSGQLSESLLARARHVITESMRVREMASALTDGDLKRMGGLLLASHESSRHDFENSCDELDFLVDELRQVEGVYGCRLTGGGFGGAVMVVTDGTFSEASAKDACTRYQERFGHMPTVFHTRSGAGAHVVESVEA; translated from the coding sequence ATGAAAGAAGCCGTTAATTACTTCAAGGAACGCTTCGGGTCTGCCCCGGAGCATGTGGCCGTCGCTCCGGGCAGGCTTGAGTTCATCGGTAACCATACCGACTACAACGGTGGCCCCGTCATGGGGCTGGCTGTGGACTGTGTGATGGGGATCGCCCTCACGCGCACCGAGGGTGATGAGGCCGAGTTGGTCAGCCAGGGCCGTGACGACCGTGTGGTCGTTCCTCTGACCGACTTGAAGCCTGTGGAAGGGACGGACGGCTGGGTCAACTACCCGATGGGTGTCTTTCACGTGCTGCGCAAGCACGGCTACAAGATGCCGGGCGGCTTTCGGATGGCGGTGGCCAGCACGCTGCCCTCGGGCGCGGGTATGAGCAGCAGCGCGGCCTTTGAGCTGTCGGCGGCTTACGCTTTTTCCTCGGCTTACGGTTTCAAGGCGGATCGCAAGCAGATGGCCCGCTATGGGCGCGAGGCGGAAAATAACTTTGTGGGGATGCCCTGCGGGATTCTCGACCAGGGGGTGAGCGCCTTCGGCGAGGAGAACCACATCGTGAAGATCGACTGCAAGACCGAGACCTTTGAGCGGGTGCCGATGCCTGCCGGGGTGCATTTCTGGGTCTTCAATACGCAGAAAAAGCATGCCCTGCTGGACTCTCTCTACGCCACACGGCACAAGGAATGCCTCGAAGCCTTTGACATCCTCAAGGTGAAGTACCCCGAGCTGGAATGCCTGGCGGATGCCAACCTCGCCCAGCTCGAGAGCGTTTCCGGGCAGTTGTCCGAAAGCCTCCTGGCGCGTGCGCGCCACGTCATCACCGAGAGCATGCGCGTGCGTGAAATGGCTTCGGCACTGACCGACGGTGACCTCAAGCGCATGGGCGGCCTGCTGCTGGCCTCGCATGAAAGCTCGCGCCACGATTTCGAAAACAGTTGCGACGAACTGGACTTCCTCGTGGACGAACTGCGCCAGGTCGAGGGTGTCTATGGTTGCCGCCTGACCGGTGGCGGCTTCGGCGGGGCCGTTATGGTCGTGACCGACGGGACTTTTTCCGAGGCTTCGGCCAAGGATGCCTGCACCCGCTATCAGGAGCGTTTCGGGCATATGCCGACGGTTTTCCATACCCGTTCGGGGGCTGGCGCTCATGTGGTCGAATCGGTCGAGGCCTGA
- a CDS encoding 3-deoxy-7-phosphoheptulonate synthase, producing MEPCKVTDINIAATRELPAPAQLLQEIPRTEAQQDFVAAARREIHRIIFGNDKRLLLVVGPCSIHDIAAGREYARKLAKLSEEVRERILIVMRVYFEKPRTTVGWKGLIMDPYIDKSYNIPAGLRIAREFLREVIDLGLPTATELLDPITPQYIADLICWSAIGARTTESQTHRQMASGLSMPLGFKNSTDGSIEAAVNAINAASREQTFLGIDQQGRAASVTTKGNPDCHLVLRGGKNGPNYDAQHVTDYLAKLKSSGLVPALMVDCSHDNACKDYTRYPEILADVVSQLSQGQDGIIGAMVESNLNPGSQKIVIGEKMDYGVSITDPCVGWDETEKMIRSTFKALENRFSLA from the coding sequence ATGGAGCCCTGTAAGGTCACCGACATCAATATCGCCGCCACGCGGGAACTTCCCGCCCCGGCACAATTACTTCAGGAGATCCCCCGCACGGAGGCGCAGCAAGACTTTGTCGCCGCCGCCCGGCGCGAGATTCACCGTATCATCTTTGGCAACGACAAGCGCCTGCTGCTCGTCGTCGGCCCGTGCTCGATCCACGACATCGCCGCCGGACGCGAGTACGCCCGCAAGCTTGCCAAGCTCTCCGAGGAGGTGCGCGAGCGCATCCTCATCGTCATGCGCGTGTACTTTGAAAAGCCGCGCACGACCGTCGGGTGGAAGGGGCTCATCATGGACCCCTACATCGACAAGAGCTACAACATCCCCGCCGGCCTGCGCATCGCCCGGGAGTTTCTGCGCGAAGTCATCGACCTGGGCCTGCCCACTGCCACCGAGCTGCTCGACCCGATCACCCCGCAGTACATCGCGGACCTGATCTGCTGGTCGGCCATCGGCGCGCGCACGACCGAGAGCCAGACCCACCGGCAGATGGCCTCCGGCCTGTCCATGCCGCTCGGGTTCAAGAACAGCACGGACGGCTCCATCGAGGCCGCCGTCAACGCCATCAACGCCGCCAGCCGCGAACAGACCTTCCTCGGCATCGACCAGCAGGGCCGCGCCGCCTCCGTCACCACCAAGGGCAACCCGGACTGCCACCTCGTTCTGCGCGGCGGCAAAAACGGCCCCAACTACGACGCCCAGCACGTCACGGATTACCTGGCCAAGCTCAAGTCCAGCGGACTCGTCCCGGCGCTCATGGTCGATTGCAGCCACGACAACGCCTGCAAGGACTACACCCGCTACCCCGAGATCCTGGCCGATGTGGTCAGCCAGCTCAGCCAGGGCCAGGACGGCATCATCGGCGCCATGGTCGAGAGCAACCTCAACCCCGGCAGCCAGAAAATCGTGATCGGGGAAAAGATGGACTACGGCGTTTCCATCACCGACCCCTGCGTGGGCTGGGATGAAACCGAAAAAATGATCCGAAGCACATTTAAAGCGTTGGAAAATCGCTTTTCTCTCGCCTAA
- a CDS encoding ATP-binding protein, producing MQIHPGLAPMQATTALGFVLFAGALLFLSIRPVWDRWSLTRWFSLALLVWGGINLVQHVFQVDLGIDHLLATPFVTDRSPAPGRMSVMTSLCFFLGGVAMTLTSCRKNTVAREAAILLFGCSLAGVAGASLFRYAMGLPPMLWLEYKLSEMAIHTSLAFLFLALGVIAQRFRCGDFEHLKSARWIWVPVLVGTLFFVLAVYLGLSAQTVQSRMRFAQLRAELIAGLINTRLYDLNGTLAREARQVLGEDTPNKGTWDEDVQYLTDDFRSLTYLYLRKPDAGVEWVYPEGRGTPEHGMFALGIEEMSEDLRQTDIRTCRLADGESGLCWSIMAYNATTGQGVELFAVVNRRILIANTLASIGQDHVAVTVSDAKKIETEPVQHLGVSYVEIAPGVYWKVVVDPERLSGRDSRLQTFFLVSGILTAGLLAFLAHSLQVGRHRLEKIRETQWELSREKAQLLAFVQHAPAAVAMFDREVRYIASSNRWIRDYGLEGQQLAGRSHYEVFPNVSDEWKRIHQRCLQGHVESRDRDCWRPEGWDHDQYLRWEVRPWTEPDGEVGGLMMFTEDITHEVEHEHELEAMREKAEEANRLKSQFLANMSHEIRTPMNGVIGMATILLDTKLDREQLECVDTIRESSDVLLTLINDILDYSKIEAKKMELERVPFSLSELLTTTVELLAPLAVRKKIELVVWCADDGPVELEGDPARLRQVIMNLLGNAIKFTDQGEVSLLVSEANSRQDRRVLRFEVKDSGIGMTPKQCEQIFQPFMQADGSTARKYGGTGLGLSISQKIVAVMGGELKVESVLGEGSSFSFTLEFDVPPREEHEPRPMGAGDALKGKRCLLLMHSPTSARLLTRRLSRWGVKSRSVFSLWGAREILERATPEEAFDVVLVDSDVEECDVDTLTRKAGLRQDFPAGRPKVVLLKSVGITLSDDEAEQAGIDDWIRKPVTPSRLLDVLMRVSSVDETVAESAPAAATALPEVSSSYGGIKVLVVDDNAVNLKVMVMLLRKLGISADTAVDGVEALEAWDGVGYPIIFMDCQMPRMDGYAATRRIREYYQLRVERGRELERPYIVALTANVLPGDAAKCLLAGMDDHLPKPMQLDALQNCLERWYFQRKPVDVS from the coding sequence GTGCAAATTCATCCGGGGCTGGCCCCGATGCAGGCGACGACGGCACTTGGTTTTGTCTTGTTCGCCGGGGCACTGCTCTTTTTATCCATTCGTCCGGTTTGGGACCGCTGGTCATTGACGAGATGGTTCAGCCTGGCCCTGCTGGTGTGGGGGGGAATCAATCTCGTGCAGCACGTGTTTCAGGTGGATCTGGGTATTGATCACCTGTTAGCGACGCCGTTTGTGACTGACCGTTCTCCAGCTCCGGGGCGGATGTCGGTGATGACCAGCCTGTGCTTTTTTCTGGGTGGCGTGGCAATGACATTGACTTCGTGCCGGAAAAATACGGTCGCCCGCGAAGCAGCTATCCTGCTTTTTGGCTGCTCACTGGCCGGGGTGGCGGGCGCGTCGCTGTTCCGCTACGCGATGGGGCTGCCCCCGATGCTTTGGCTGGAGTACAAGCTGTCGGAAATGGCTATCCATACCTCGCTGGCGTTTTTATTTCTGGCCTTGGGGGTGATTGCCCAGCGTTTCCGTTGTGGGGACTTCGAGCACCTGAAGAGCGCACGCTGGATCTGGGTGCCGGTGCTGGTTGGGACGCTGTTTTTTGTGCTGGCGGTGTATCTGGGACTGTCGGCGCAGACGGTGCAGAGCCGGATGCGTTTCGCCCAGTTACGGGCTGAGCTGATTGCGGGGCTGATTAATACCCGGCTCTACGACCTTAACGGCACCCTCGCGCGGGAAGCCCGCCAGGTTCTGGGCGAGGACACGCCGAACAAGGGCACATGGGATGAGGACGTTCAGTACCTGACGGACGATTTCCGCTCGCTCACCTACCTTTACCTTCGCAAGCCGGATGCGGGCGTGGAGTGGGTCTATCCGGAGGGAAGGGGAACACCAGAGCACGGGATGTTTGCCCTTGGCATAGAAGAGATGTCGGAAGATCTTCGGCAGACGGATATCCGCACCTGTCGTCTGGCGGATGGTGAGAGCGGGCTGTGCTGGAGTATCATGGCGTATAATGCCACGACTGGGCAGGGCGTGGAGCTGTTCGCAGTGGTGAATCGCCGCATTCTCATTGCCAATACGCTCGCATCCATTGGCCAGGACCATGTGGCGGTGACAGTTAGCGACGCGAAAAAAATTGAGACCGAGCCTGTCCAGCATCTGGGAGTCAGCTATGTAGAAATCGCTCCCGGGGTTTACTGGAAGGTTGTGGTTGACCCGGAACGGCTTTCGGGGCGGGACAGCCGCCTGCAGACGTTTTTCCTCGTCTCCGGTATTCTGACTGCGGGTTTGCTGGCCTTCCTCGCGCACTCACTTCAGGTGGGGCGCCATCGGTTGGAAAAGATTCGCGAGACTCAGTGGGAGCTTTCGCGAGAAAAGGCGCAGTTGCTCGCCTTTGTCCAGCACGCGCCCGCCGCGGTTGCTATGTTTGACCGGGAAGTCCGCTACATCGCCAGCAGTAACCGCTGGATCAGGGACTATGGGCTGGAGGGACAGCAACTGGCAGGGCGCTCACACTACGAGGTCTTCCCCAATGTCTCGGACGAGTGGAAGCGGATTCACCAGCGCTGCCTCCAGGGCCACGTCGAAAGCCGTGACCGCGACTGCTGGCGGCCGGAAGGGTGGGATCACGATCAGTACCTGCGCTGGGAAGTACGCCCCTGGACTGAGCCGGACGGAGAGGTTGGCGGCCTCATGATGTTTACCGAGGACATCACGCACGAGGTCGAGCATGAGCATGAACTTGAGGCCATGCGTGAGAAAGCCGAGGAGGCCAACCGACTCAAGAGTCAGTTCCTGGCCAACATGAGTCACGAGATACGCACGCCGATGAACGGTGTCATCGGGATGGCGACCATCCTGCTCGACACGAAGCTCGACCGGGAGCAACTTGAGTGCGTCGATACGATCCGTGAAAGCTCGGATGTGCTGCTTACGCTGATCAACGATATCCTCGACTACTCCAAGATCGAGGCGAAAAAGATGGAACTGGAGAGGGTGCCGTTTTCCCTGTCCGAACTGCTCACCACCACGGTTGAACTGCTGGCCCCGCTGGCTGTGCGCAAGAAGATTGAGCTGGTCGTCTGGTGCGCGGACGATGGCCCGGTCGAGTTGGAGGGCGACCCGGCCCGACTGCGTCAGGTCATTATGAACCTGCTCGGCAACGCCATCAAGTTCACTGACCAGGGCGAGGTCAGCCTGCTGGTCAGTGAGGCCAACTCGCGGCAGGATCGGCGCGTGCTGCGCTTCGAGGTCAAGGACTCCGGCATCGGAATGACCCCCAAGCAGTGCGAACAGATTTTCCAGCCTTTTATGCAGGCTGATGGCTCCACTGCCCGCAAGTACGGCGGGACTGGGTTGGGGCTTTCCATTTCCCAGAAAATCGTCGCCGTGATGGGCGGCGAGCTCAAGGTGGAAAGTGTGCTTGGGGAGGGGTCCAGCTTCTCCTTTACCCTGGAGTTTGACGTTCCTCCGCGCGAGGAACACGAGCCCCGCCCGATGGGGGCCGGTGATGCCCTCAAGGGCAAACGTTGCCTGCTGCTGATGCACAGCCCCACATCGGCGCGTCTGTTGACACGCCGCCTCTCGCGTTGGGGGGTCAAAAGCCGTTCGGTCTTCTCGTTGTGGGGGGCGCGTGAAATCCTCGAACGCGCGACACCGGAGGAAGCTTTTGATGTGGTGCTGGTGGATTCGGATGTCGAGGAGTGTGATGTCGATACCCTGACGCGCAAGGCCGGGCTGCGTCAGGACTTCCCGGCGGGTCGCCCGAAGGTCGTCCTGCTCAAATCGGTTGGTATCACCCTGAGCGATGATGAAGCCGAGCAAGCTGGTATCGACGACTGGATACGCAAGCCGGTCACGCCTTCGCGCCTGCTTGATGTGCTGATGCGCGTATCCTCTGTGGATGAGACGGTGGCGGAATCGGCTCCTGCCGCCGCTACGGCCCTGCCGGAAGTTTCCTCCTCCTACGGCGGGATCAAGGTACTGGTGGTCGATGACAACGCGGTCAACCTCAAGGTCATGGTCATGCTGCTGCGCAAGCTGGGCATCTCCGCGGATACCGCGGTCGACGGCGTGGAAGCGCTTGAGGCCTGGGACGGTGTAGGCTACCCGATTATTTTCATGGATTGCCAGATGCCGCGCATGGACGGTTACGCGGCCACGCGCCGCATTCGCGAATATTACCAACTGCGTGTGGAGCGGGGCCGGGAGCTGGAGCGCCCCTATATCGTGGCATTGACGGCAAACGTTCTCCCCGGCGATGCCGCCAAGTGCCTGCTGGCCGGGATGGACGATCACTTGCCCAAGCCGATGCAACTTGACGCTCTGCAAAATTGCCTGGAGCGTTGGTACTTCCAGCGCAAGCCGGTGGATGTGAGCTGA
- a CDS encoding HU family DNA-binding protein: protein MNKAELVIEVQKQLGKDTSKAQAERAVDAFIDAIKKGVKKDKAVQLIGFGTFSVTKRAARTGVNPKTGEKIKIAASKTVKFKPGAGLKAVL from the coding sequence ATGAATAAAGCAGAGCTTGTTATCGAAGTGCAAAAGCAACTCGGTAAAGACACCTCCAAGGCTCAGGCCGAACGTGCGGTTGACGCCTTCATCGACGCCATCAAGAAGGGCGTGAAGAAGGACAAGGCCGTCCAACTGATCGGTTTCGGCACCTTTTCCGTGACCAAGCGCGCTGCCCGTACCGGCGTGAACCCGAAGACCGGCGAAAAGATCAAGATTGCCGCTTCGAAGACCGTCAAGTTCAAGCCGGGCGCCGGTTTGAAGGCCGTCCTCTAA